The following are from one region of the Geoalkalibacter subterraneus genome:
- a CDS encoding TAXI family TRAP transporter solute-binding subunit — MKIRILPVVLAALSCISAGAGCEKRGQGLRLGGGPSGGTFVVAAQAVAEILQEDITGLRIIVERSGGSLANLQGIEEKELDMALVYGADLYLAATPSDGGSRLPSLQHTRILARLYPAAAQLVVLDDSRIRLPSQLRGARVGIGSPGSGASLAAERYFRALGIWDQLTPVYIGYEAAMAELMRGNLSAVWEIVGVPSPSVTQASSKIPLRLLNLRSLAEHGNFFISNPFYQPMDIAPHTYPGQDKAVETFSDSAFLVVSDTFPAADAARVLQVILSEKGIERLRAAHPALSTFSAGEAHKQVPAPLHEGVNELQNFVAPPQVSPQSQSQSR, encoded by the coding sequence ATGAAAATACGGATTTTGCCAGTTGTCTTGGCTGCACTGTCATGCATTTCTGCCGGCGCGGGGTGCGAGAAGCGCGGGCAGGGACTGCGCCTGGGGGGAGGACCCAGCGGCGGTACGTTTGTTGTTGCGGCACAGGCGGTCGCTGAAATCCTGCAGGAGGATATCACGGGGTTGCGGATCATCGTGGAACGCAGCGGCGGATCTCTGGCCAACTTGCAGGGCATTGAAGAAAAAGAACTGGATATGGCGCTGGTGTATGGTGCCGATCTGTATCTGGCGGCAACACCGTCGGATGGGGGCAGCAGGCTGCCTTCTCTGCAGCATACCCGGATTCTGGCCCGTCTTTACCCGGCCGCCGCACAACTGGTCGTTCTTGATGACAGCCGGATCAGGCTGCCGAGCCAACTGCGCGGGGCCCGTGTTGGAATCGGCAGCCCGGGCTCCGGTGCGTCCCTGGCTGCGGAGCGTTATTTTCGGGCCCTCGGCATCTGGGACCAACTTACACCGGTCTATATCGGCTATGAAGCGGCGATGGCCGAATTGATGCGGGGAAATCTCTCGGCGGTCTGGGAGATAGTCGGCGTGCCGAGCCCGTCGGTCACCCAGGCATCATCCAAGATCCCTCTGCGACTGCTCAACCTGCGCAGTTTGGCGGAACACGGCAATTTTTTTATTTCCAACCCTTTTTACCAGCCGATGGATATTGCACCCCATACCTATCCGGGGCAGGACAAAGCGGTGGAGACCTTCAGCGACAGCGCTTTTCTAGTGGTCAGCGATACTTTCCCCGCGGCTGATGCGGCACGTGTCCTCCAGGTCATCCTGTCCGAAAAGGGAATAGAGCGCCTGCGTGCTGCCCATCCGGCCTTAAGCACATTCTCGGCTGGAGAGGCGCATAAACAGGTGCCGGCACCTCTCCATGAGGGTGTGAATGAATTGCAGAATTTCGTGGCGCCACCCCAGGTTTCGCCCCAATCCCAATCCCAGTCCCGATAA
- the nth gene encoding endonuclease III has translation MKNVNKHFDPSNEVDCNKALRVLGALELAHQDAHCALHHESAWQLLVATILSAQCTDERVNQVTPALFDRFPGPLAMCQAPVQDVEELIRSTGFFRNKARHLLGCGCALAEKYQGQVPIRMNDLVQLPGVGRKTANVIRGVAFGRPAVVVDTHVKRIAQRLGWTRKNDPVGIERDLMRLLPRNRWTHTGHVMIFHGRRICRAPTPQCSICPVASYCPRYGVDRSR, from the coding sequence GTGAAAAATGTGAATAAACACTTTGATCCGTCAAATGAAGTTGATTGTAACAAGGCTCTTCGGGTTCTCGGTGCACTGGAACTTGCCCACCAGGACGCCCATTGCGCGCTGCATCATGAATCCGCCTGGCAGCTTCTGGTGGCGACCATTCTCTCCGCCCAGTGTACCGATGAGCGGGTCAATCAGGTGACACCCGCGCTGTTTGATCGTTTTCCCGGTCCGCTAGCCATGTGCCAGGCCCCGGTGCAGGACGTCGAAGAGTTGATTCGATCGACCGGATTTTTCCGCAATAAGGCGCGTCATCTGCTGGGGTGCGGATGTGCGCTGGCTGAAAAGTATCAAGGGCAGGTTCCCATAAGAATGAACGATCTTGTTCAACTGCCGGGGGTGGGGCGCAAAACGGCCAATGTGATTCGCGGGGTTGCCTTCGGACGTCCGGCGGTGGTGGTTGACACGCATGTCAAACGCATTGCACAAAGGCTGGGATGGACTCGTAAAAACGATCCTGTCGGCATCGAACGGGATCTGATGCGGTTGCTGCCCCGCAATCGCTGGACTCACACCGGGCATGTGATGATTTTTCATGGGCGCCGCATCTGCCGTGCCCCCACACCGCAATGTTCAATTTGTCCCGTAGCGTCTTATTGTCCCCGCTACGGTGTGGACAGATCACGGTGA